CACGCCAACGGTAAGGACTTTCTAAGGATGGGGTAAAGTTTATATCTAATGCTTCGGCATTTTCTGCTTCTTTTTGTTCTTGTTCATCAAGAATACGTAAAAATAAAATCCAAGTTAATTCGGGGATATATTGCAGCGCACCGGCACAATTTGATCGGCGAATTATGTCACAAATACTATATATATAGCTGTCTAAACTTTGTTGGCTGGAATATTTTTGATTGTTAGTTTTTTTGCGGGTTGTTGTCATAGATTTAATTAATATTTGGGTTTATTTCTCACGCAAGGGTTATTATATAATGATCTTCTCTGTTTCAATAAATCTTTTTTAAATGAACCACGAAGAAGCGAAGAACACGAAGAGAAGAAAGAGACGTTTTTACAAGGTTTTTATATTTTTATAGTTCACCGTTGAATGCTTGACGCAGAAATGCGGCTGGTAGTTTGTTGATGGTTTCGAGTTGTTCTTTTATGGTTTTACATAATTGTTCTACTTCTGTTAATTTTTCAGTTAAGGTTGTAGCTATGTGTTTTTGTTCATCCAGTGGGGGAAGAGGAATTTTAATACTTTTTATATCTCTAATCACAAGATTTCGATTAGCTGCACCTTGTGTTAGATTTTCAGCTTGTTCTCGACATATAGGTGCATTTAAAATCTTTTCCATATACTCAGGAATAATATCACAACTAAGTTTTAATAAAGCAACACTGACGAAAATACTAAAATCTCGATCAGTATCAATAGCTTTAGCAATTCCAGTTGTCCCAACTTTTGTATATAACACATCTCCTTTTTCTGGTTTACATCTTTTACATAATTCCTGATGTTGTTCCTTGCTAATAAAGCGACATTTATCAAAATAAATACCATGTTCTCTGATATCCTTAACTGATAAAAATGGTATTCCTTTATCTAAATAATTAGGAGTAAAGTGAGTTCCGTCTGATATATCATTACAAACTTCTTCTAATCGCTTAATTTCCCATTTCTGCGCTTCTGGACTATTGAAAAGATCACGGAGATAAGCTGAGGTTAATTCCTTTGCTGCTTCTAATTGTGCGATCGCACTTTCTCTAGCTTTCTCCACTGCTTCCATTTTTTCATTTAAAATTCCAGCAATTCGCTTTTGTTCATCCAGTGGAGGAAGAGGGATTAATTGTTCTCTAACTTGACTATCTGTAACGGCTGGATACATCGCCCCTTTTACAAGACTCGAAAGATTATTAACAAAATATCCAGTTTGAACAAATCTAAATAAATAGTTTTGATCAAGTTCATCTTTAGCACGAAGAACACAGAATCCTGTACTACATATTTGTTTATCTAATTCTGGTGGAACTAAGCCCACAGTGTTTAAATTAGGTCGAGTTGTGGAGATAATAACATCACCAGTATGAATAATTTTTCTAGCACGGCTAGGAGCATCTTT
The DNA window shown above is from Anabaena sp. WA102 and carries:
- a CDS encoding restriction endonuclease subunit S is translated as MKNSTYRLSLFQYVKFYYAIQHFWVKLGDVCESNTGTYNPEINPDNTFKYVDISGVDNISKCIIEVKILLGKDAPSRARKIIHTGDVIISTTRPNLNTVGLVPPELDKQICSTGFCVLRAKDELDQNYLFRFVQTGYFVNNLSSLVKGAMYPAVTDSQVREQLIPLPPLDEQKRIAGILNEKMEAVEKARESAIAQLEAAKELTSAYLRDLFNSPEAQKWEIKRLEEVCNDISDGTHFTPNYLDKGIPFLSVKDIREHGIYFDKCRFISKEQHQELCKRCKPEKGDVLYTKVGTTGIAKAIDTDRDFSIFVSVALLKLSCDIIPEYMEKILNAPICREQAENLTQGAANRNLVIRDIKSIKIPLPPLDEQKHIATTLTEKLTEVEQLCKTIKEQLETINKLPAAFLRQAFNGEL